From a single Aythya fuligula isolate bAytFul2 chromosome 16, bAytFul2.pri, whole genome shotgun sequence genomic region:
- the EMILIN3 gene encoding EMILIN-3, whose amino-acid sequence MRRALRRGALLACISLGTLLALADAKGVFYPPAAPLPYGGRYSLYTAGSSPQLSPGKPVGKHKSYCAYVVQRNVTCALQDGAESYVKAEYHKCSWGPKCPGKVLYRTFFRPKYKIGYKTVTELAWRCCPGFLGEGCHDSPTDQPGLLPQHPSPKMPPGQKMFPIPRVPPHPKSHPDLFAGPKKNQYGRKLPGLFGDRLERLEEEVRRLSQSYDSLHTLVSGLGDRLRLAIQEDTTKMIGSLMNSPGTPDSTVGFGIIPDGLVDAADKADVAAFPPVGEILTKVTEVSDVLKSKADLLHEVRGMVLDHDGQIKHLLESARPSPLTSIDLLEEYVDTRLSTLRGELLDGFEKKLGKIQTTCDFRIQEVRQQCEEEKAANLRLQQTLDGKELEIKKEISQLETQIQGLTVVESCCSNLDYLTDRMNILEKGLHSISESQKNLHSRMDGEISTVTLGNLFEGRFEDLEARLNATERETGSCCSSIEDSMRGTVVAEVDGMRTAFEDKMQTLEDRFMTIVGELNNVSAPVGMDGAVVPVLEGELAGMKKRTDEKLEVLQSRLVTLESTCSSGCTSASRDVETFRTEIEDCQNRNQDLLLRMDSNYDLLRKLNATILEIQRRIEEEAAGALQGEITLLKINLNTVSKSLTGLKDSVSQYSDTMTHINSSLDEHERKIEDEVHSIQEKVNDQGSQLFFSNRRVLNLKGDLERLKARIVNDLSSCRSVAQDLQQEVAHFDERVARVERVCGRLGAVTGSLDGIRDGLEKHTGSLWDYMDRMNGTLAAHSQEITGLKDNLLDCQAKVSELAEQVGHLEEQAERKQH is encoded by the exons gAGTTACTGTGCCTACGTGGTGCAGCGCAACGTCACCTGCGCGCTGCAGGACGGCGCCGAGAGCTACGTCAAGGCCGAGTACCACAAGTGCAGCTGGGGACCCAAGTGCCCGGGGAAAGTGCT GTACCGCACTTTCTTCAGACCCAAATACAAGATTGGCTACAAGACCGTGACCGAGCTGGCCTGGAGGTGCTGCCCGGGCTTCCTGGGAGAAGGATGCCACGACAGCCCCACCGACCAGcccggcctcctgccccagcatcccagccctAAAATGCCACCCGGGCAGAAGATGTTTCCAATCCCTAGAGTTCCTCCCCATCCGAAAAGCCACCCTGACCTGTTTGCAGGACCCAAGAAGAATCAATACG GCAGGAAGCTGCCTGGGCTCTTCGGGGACCGCCTGGAGcggctggaggaggaggtgaggcGCCTGTCCCAGTCCTACGACAGCCTGCACACCCTGGTGAGCGGCCTGGGGGACCGCCTGCGCCTGGCCATCCAGGAGGACACCACCAAGATGATCGGCTCGCTGATGAACAGCCCGGGCACGCCCGACTCCACGGTGGGCTTCGGCATCATCCCCGATGGCCTGGTGGACGCGGCAGACAAAGCCGACGTCGCCGCGTTCCCTCCGGTGGGGGAGATCCTGACCAAGGTGACGGAGGTGAGCGACGTGCTGAAATCCAAGGCGGATTTACTCCACGAGGTTCGCGGCATGGTCCTGGACCACGACGGGCAGATCAAGCACCTGCTGGAGTCGGCCCGGCCCTCACCCCTCACCTCCATCGACCTGCTGGAGGAGTACGTGGACACGCGGCTGAGCACCCTGCGCGGAGAGCTGCTCGATGGCTTTGAGAAGAAGCTGGGCAAGATCCAGACCACGTGTGATTTCCGGATCCAAGAGGTGCGGCAGCAGTGCGAGGAGGAGAAAGCCGCCAACCTGCGGCTGCAGCAGACGCTGGatgggaaggagctggagatCAAGAAGGAGATCTCCCAGCTGGAGACCCAGATCCAAGGGCTGACGGTggtggagagctgctgcagcaaccTCGACTACCTCACCGATCGCATGAACATCCTGGAGAAGGGCCTCCACAGCATCTCGGAGTCCCAGAAGAACCTGCACTCACGGATGGATGGAGAAATCTCCACCGTCACCCTGGGGAACCTCTTTGAAGGGCGCTTTGAGGACCTGGAAGCCAGACTCAATGCCACAGAGAGGGAAACAGGGAGCTGTTGCTCCAGCATAGAGGACAGCATGAGAGGCACAGTGGTGGCAGAGGTGGATGGCATGAGGACTGCCTTTGAGGACAAAATGCAGACCCTGGAGGACAGGTTCATGACCATCGTGGGGGAGCTGAACAATGTCAGTGCTCCCGTGGGCATGGACGGAGCGGTGGTGCCCGTGCTGGAGGGGGAGCTTGCTGGCATGAAGAAGCGCACGGACGAgaagctggaggtgctgcagagccGCCTCGTCACGCTGGAGAGCACCTGTTCCTCGGGCTGCACCTCTGCCTCCAGAGACGTGGAGACCTTCCGGACGGAGATTGAGGACTGCCAGAACAGGAACCAGGACCTGCTCCTCCGGATGGACAGCAACTACGACCTCCTGCGCAAGCTGAACGCCACCATCCTGGAGATCCAGCGGCGAAtcgaggaggaggcggcgggggctcTGCAAGGAGAGATCACCTTGCTGAAGATCAACCTGAACACCGTGAGCAAGTCCCTGACGGGGCTCAAGGACTCCGTCTCGCAGTACTCGGACACCATGACGCACATCAACTCCTCGCTGGACGAGCACGAGCGCAAGATCGAGGACGAGGTTCACTCCATCCAGGAGAAAGTCAACGACCAAGGCTCGCAGCTCTTCTTCAGCAACCGGCGAGTCCTGAACCTCAAGGGAGACCTGGAGCGACTCAAAGCCCGGATTGTCAATGAcctgagctcctgcaggagcGTGGCCCAggacctgcagcaggaggtggcacaCTTTGACGAGCGGGTGGCGCGGGTGGAGAGGGTCTGCGGCAGGCTGGGCGCCGTCACGGGAAGCCTGGACGGAATCAGGGACGGACTGGAGAAACACACGGGCAGCCTGTGGGACTACATGGACCGTATGAACGGGACCCTGGCTGCCCACTCTCAGGAAATAACGGGACTGAAGGACAACCTGCTCGACTGCCAAGCCAAGGTGTCGGAGCTGGCGGAGCAGGTCGGCCACCTGGAAGAGCAGGCAGAGAGGAAGCAGCATTAG